TTAGAGATACCATTAAAATCTAGATAACGAGGAAagccacagccaatcagaatacaCAACGCAGTATGATACCATTAAGGTAAAAAACGATCTTAGAAACCAACCAATGGAAAAAGAGGGGTTGCCCCTTATATCGCTATAAAACCTGTGTATGTTCCGGGGAGTTTTTCAGAGTTCTtccgatgtgcacatctgtacctctccgggttttgattgaataaactcgTTTGTGACCAGCCTGCACCTCGGCCTCTGGACTTAGTTTATTTTTGGACTTCGAACGATCTCGGCTTCAAGCTCTTTGAAACTTCTGGTGTGTCCTCTGAGCTGCGGTTTGCTTAAGAAAccattgattctctcctctttggtGTCGGCCCACCGGATCCTTCAGCTGacgcctgggaacgcctcggcgcGCCCCTGGTCCCCGGGAGAAGGCGTGGGGGTCTGGCTCCGGGCCGACACATCACCGACTACGCTGATTTTCTGTGTCATAGGTACTCTAGGTATTGAATGTCAATGTAGCAGGATACACCCGGTCCAGCTTTATTGGTCGCGACGGTTTACAAGGCAGTAAGGTTAAGCCACATAAAAAGACATGACGTTGCGGCTGAGAGATTTCTAGACAGTTTAGTGACATTGGCTGACAGGTGACACGACGTAGTGCTAACCCTGTTACCTGATGTGATATCGATGCTGTGTCTGTCTTCCTCCAATCTTCTTATTTTCTCCTCCAGTTCACTTTGAACCGTGTCAAACAGAAGCAGCTTCTCACTCtgtgcaaacacaaacacacacgttaaATCAGACACCCCAGACCAACCATATATGCCATATCGTAGATTTTGCAAGGAGTTTGCCATGCAACAGAAACTTCACCTGTAAAATACCAAAGGTTAGACATAAAACCTAGAAAAAAAGCTACGTTGTCACATTTATATTAAGgtagttttttcttttatcttgcCTAATGAGAAGTAATCAATTGGAAGTCTTCCCAAACATGGGAAATTCTCCTTTTTCGCACAGGTTCCATTGCAACAACAGGCGAAATAAGATTGCCATTGCACACACGTCAGGTGTAACAGGTACGACCGCCCGAAATACACAAAATGGGAGCTGACCGGCGACCACCATTTCGTTTTGCGGCAGGTTTATATCGTTTGCAATGCCCGAGAAACAATCGAATCATTTCCTGAAGCAGTCACGTCGTCCAGCCGGCCAGCAAGTCATCGCACGTCATCATTTCCGGGCTTAGCCCGAATGAAGCGCGCCTCGACAAACGCCTCGGTCATTACCCGACACAAGGCCTATTTCGTCCCATCATTAGTTTAATAATTAAATTGAATGCTCAATAGATGGCTACATATTACCATAAACACGCAAACgcgtctgttttgtttttgaatctaACAGTGGCGCAGGTGCTTCTCCCACACACAGATGGCTTGCAAAAGTATTCGGCCCCCTGAAACTTTTTGACcttttcccacatttcaaacTTGAAACATAAAGGCATAAAATTAGAATTTGAAAAAAGTGCAATGACATTCATACGatattttacacttttttttcccataaaaaaagtaaaaactggGTGCGCTATTATTCTCTCAGTGCGGCCAACTCATTCCAGAGGTTTCCTGATGATTGCTGAACGATCCAATGTTAGCCTAAATGACTGATGATGATAGAGTCCACCTGTGTCAAGTATGAATATAAACGCACATGCTCTATGATGGCCTCAGAGGTCTGTTAAAATATTCCTGGGGAGCTAACAGTATCATGAAGACcaaatttgatatttttatgtttgaagCCTGAAATGTGGTTAAAGGTCAAAAAGTTCAAGGGTGCCAAATACTTTCGCAAGCCACTGTACATACGACAcacataggtgtgtgtgtgtgtgtgtgtgtgtgtgtgtgtgagatgtcaCTTGAATCTGGAAAGAACTCATTCAGCATTAATTTTTAATCTATTGGCAgtaatttgtaatttttaatATAGATATTCACCATTATTTTGGACTTAATATATTCACTGGAGTAAACCTTACTGAAGGTCGGTGATTTCAAAGCTACAGTGCATAGCAAAAATGGAAATTCCGGCAAGTGTGAATGCTCCATTTCTAACCTCCCAGTGCTGGCACGCTGCCTGGATCTCGCACTTGTACTTATTCTTTACAGACTCCAAGCACAACTCCTTGTAGATTCCTGACAAAGAGAGAATGATTTGGAATATGAGTACATTGGCCAGTGCGTAAAGAGATTTTGTGACACGTTAGGATTACCTGCCACTTTGGTGCGAACCTGCATGTTCTCCAACAGCACGGCCAGAGGATCCAAATATTCTGCTGCACGTCCAGCCTCCACCTCAGCCAGTTTGCTGTTGACCTGAGTGAGACGTTCCTGATACAGCCTGCACGCACAAAATATTGACAGTATATTCACACTGCCTTTTATTTCCAAACAAATGGGGCAATAGCCTTTGAAAAAATATTCCTGTTTCTTACTGGTCTTTGAGATCAGTGAACTGTTTCTCCAGATTTGACATTTCATCCAAACACTCCATCCTTCTTCGCTCACAATCCTCCTCATCCATTTCTGTGACATACAAAAGTAACAAATTGTCaatgtcctgtgaaaaacacatctgtcgtttttggtctttttagttgatttttttACGTTAATGGTCCAAAAGCAGACACGCCATTTAGAAATTGACAAAAATTGACCGAAGTGTTCTTCACATAATGCAAGCACTGGTAGTAATTGCGCTACATCTAAATCAGAACCTTGTATTGTGTACCAGTACATAACCGCATCTGACATTCTTACCAGAGCTGTCTCCATCTTCAGAGACAGAGGAAGTTTCAGAATCCTCCTCCTCTGAACTGGATCCTTCTTGCTCCCGATCCTCAACCTCCATCTCCTCTGCTGTGCCCTCCTTCTTCTCCCGGTCGCGATGCACTGGCATAGCAGAACGTTCACTCTGATAGAGAGTAGAAGAAAgaaatatttctttcaatgGTCGCTCCTTGGCGAGCTCTCGATGTCTTGTCATGGTATATTTAATATGACCGGTTCCATTTTAGCTTCAACTAGGACCAGAAAAGTAATGCTAGTTTTAGTAGGTATTAAATACTATCGCGACATGATGAATGCGTTTTCAGTTCTGTTGCTTTTGGGACTTCTTGGGACTCAGATTTGTCTTTGTTTACAAACATCCTCGCTaaaagtataaatatttatGTTAAATCTCTTTCCTTGACACGGCCTATAcgtatgttttgcaattgtctCATAATATGTGGCAGGCAAAAGATAAACACGACAACGATGTTAGCCTTTTAGCAGCTTTAGCTACACGACCAGCAAAAGGAGGACTTGATGCCATGCGCACATTACCCATATTCCAAAACCAAATTACGACTCACAAACGTATAAACCGTTGGCGTTTTGTTTCAACCTTGTTGATTTTCTACGAAAGACgatcaaatttatttttcctACCCTGAAATGCTCCCCAGGAGGTAagaaatgctaaaaacaaaactcttTGACATGAACCTAGACGTACCGGGAAAAGTAGTTTTTCAACTCAGATCACGGGTCATTGACAGCGCCACAAATGCGCATCGTTACTACGTTACCCAGAATTCATCACTGGCTCGAGGCGGTCGAAAGGCGTTACATTTGAGAGcctgtaaaataatatttttgtctcCCACATACAAATCAGCATGTGGCATTCCCTTGCAATACACACACGCCTCCACAATAAAACGCCCCATATTATTTAGTGTGTTTCtgttaaatatgtattttatccATTATTTAGTTTCCCCTCCCTTCTCCGCCATGATGTTTTCCAAGTGAGCCCTGTGAGTGAGCCGCTCAGCTAGCTAGGTTAACTCAATAGTTAACATTAGTCGTCAGGCTGCAGACTGTTGTGGAAAAGGAGATGCAATGGATAGATGTTATACCTACTGCGGTCTACCAACTATGACGCTTAGTGTAAATAAACGGTGTCCATTTGGACACGGCATTTGTAATGCGCCGCATCAGTGCTAAAATCGGAACGCAGTGATTGGGTTCGGTTATTTTGAAGATTAACGCGAGCCGGAGCTCTCTAAATTGCTACGTTTTAGAGCTAGCACGTCCTCGCTGTCTAAAATTTGCTTCTGGAGTCTCCAGCCTCAGGAATGTTTTCCAAAAAGCCTCACGGGGACGTCAGAAAATCAACACAGAAAGTGTTAGATCCAAAGAAGGACGTCTTTACGAGGCTCAAACATCTCAGAATAGTCATAGGTAAGTTAAATATCCTTGTTATGCTGCTAACGTTCATTACTACGTGACAGTCTTGGAATGTCACAAGAAacgaacaaacagaaaaaagtcatcTTTGAATAGCACTTGAGATTATATGTTATATATGTATCGCCTTTAGCACATTTTGTCGCACCCATTCAATCATTCGTCGTGTTGACATTTTAATGAGGCAATAATGTTGTCAACCGTACTCATTATGAAAACTAAATTCTAACTTATGTGTATTGTACAATTAATTCAGCGATGAATGTTTGGCAGTACATTTCGCGGTCAGTTTGAATACATTccgtgtatatttttaaaagtacagtacattaatCATTTTTCAATTAAACACAATTGAGACAACTCTGCATAGGAATTGAAATTGTGGGAGGGAGCGTGGTGGGGTCGTGGCGGGGTGGGTGGGTTAAAAGTAGACCGTCTTTTGTGGTGCTGGAAGCATAAAATGCAACAATGCAAATGAACGTAGTCTGGGGTGTGTCTGGCTAcattcatccatcaatccatccattttctgatcaccTTATCGTTACATGGGTCGCGGGGTCACATGGGTCTttgggcgtgctggaacctattccatctgtcttggggcagcagctggggttcaccctgaactgtttcCCAGCCGATCACAGGTGTCTGGCTACAGTACCATTTAATTATTTAACTGTCTGTACTGCATTAAGATAACATTTAATAAGGTGACTTGTTTAGTATGGAAGAATCAGTCAACTGGAACAGGAGCTGTTAATAGTCCCCACAAATGGACACGACACACCCTCAATATGCGCAGACTGCAGATGAAAACAACCTTTAGTATTTCCTCTCTATGTCCTGTACAGTAGCCCAACTTCCTCTTTACATTGTtaagttgtgtttgtgtgtgtgtgtctctctctctctctctctctggacaAGGGTGTGTGTCTCCTCGCAGTTTAGGGAATACAATGGATGTGGATGTCagtgtggttgttcgtctctttttatatgtgccctgcgactgactggcgaccagttcagggtgttgtcggctttccgcccaaagtcagctaggataggttccagcccccccccccccccccccccccacacacacaagcgctttAAACTACAACTGATCAACACTCACATCCGTGCAACAATCACATTGCCACATCATGTGTGCAACAAATTCACATGGTCATAATAAAGTGTCGTACATTCTAACACTCGGCAGGTTGATACAACATATCAAAAATTCTTAGTTCACGCTGTCAATGTTGACACAATGAAAGAATGCTCACATATTTGTGTCCACCCTAAAATATTACCCTTTTGTGGCCACTTTTTGCAAATTTGTCATTGACTGTAAAATAAAACGTAGCAATGGTGTAGCTGCACACTTCCCAGAATGCTTTACAGCGCTGTTATTGCTCTTCATTTGTTGATGATGCCAAAAGAAACATCACAGATGAAAAGACAGGATGGACATccagtgctgtgaaaaagtatttgccgtcttcctgatttctgtgttctttgcatatttatcaaacACAAAGGTTGCCGTTCATcagaccaattttaatatcacaaaaaacaacccaaggATTTAtgaagggacaaaaaaaatccaaacctaccTCGCctgatgtgaaaaagtaattgccctcTTAACTAACTAATGGGTAGTGCCCTTTGCAGCAATAACTGAAGTCAAGCATTTGCGATAATTGGTGATTAGTTTGTGGAGGAAGTTGGCCCCTCTCCTCTTTTAcagaattgcttcaactccACCATATTGGAGGGTTCTCTAGTATGAACCACCCGTTTAATTAAGGTTACACCACAGCATCTCTGTTGGATTCAAATCCAGACGTTGACTTGGCCATTCCAAAACcttaatttgtttttcatttttttattttagcgaTTCAGAGGTGGACTTGGTGGTGTGTTTTGGATTGTTGTCCTGCTGCATGATCCAAGAGTGTTTGAGTTTTAGGGCGCAAACTGATTCTCGGGCGTTCTCCTTCAGTATTTTCTGGTAGACAGCAGAATTTATTTGTCCGATCAATAACTGCTAGTTGTCCTGGTCTGGAGGTAGCAAAACAGCCACAGACCATCAATCACACTTTCAATACCATGCTTCACTCTTGGCATGATGTTCTTTTTACCAAATGCCATGCCATTTTTACCCCAGACGTAACGGGTCACACATCTTCCAAAAAGTTCACTTTTTGActcatcagtccacagaatGCGTTTCCAAAAGTCTTGAGTATCATCAAAGGTGTCTTTTAGAAAATATGAGATGAGTCTGagtgttctttttggacagcagtggttTTCGCCTGGGAGCTCTCCCATGGATGCCATTTTAGCCACTGTCTTTCCTATGCTAGAGTCTTGAACACTGTCTTGAAATGAGGCCAGTGATGTCCGGAGTTCTTTGCATGTTGTTCTAGGTTCTTTTGCGACTTCCAGGATAAGTCGTCGTCGTACTCTTGGAATAATTTTAGCTGGTCGACCACTCCTGGGAATGTTTGCCACTGTTCCTAGTTTTCTCCATTTAAGGCTAATTTCTCTGACAGTGGTTTGCTGAAGCCCCCACTCTTAGAAATGGCTTTATAACCTTTTCGAATaggttcaaactttttttctaatttcccAAAAGACTGAACAGTGTTTGTAAACCTCCGAATGCAATTTGCCTGTTGAGTAAACTCCTCCTACTGGCTGATTAGCAAATTAGCACATTGGCCCAACATCTCTCTGCCAACTTTATCaactcatacctgtcaacctttcggagcgccaacctgtataaactaccaaaaaaaatccttataaagagcaaaaaatccttataacataccaaagcattttatatgtcaaaataacggcagaaaaaaatcccacgaaatgttcaatgatatttactgtagatctccataatacaatgtctggttaatgtctaatcatcattttacttggtggcattactgtgttcaaagTTGTATTCCtgtgttccgttttttttttcaccaactccaaatgatttggagttggtggaaaaaaaacgcggacattttcagaatccgtatgatttgtgcgatacggccatatacgtaagattcaccacaaaatccatatgaactatggcttaaccgtatgagttgacaggtatggcaaCTCCAAAACTGCTGTCTTCCAACTCTGTACAGCTCCGTCCGGGATGACGGTGACTTCtgagatgtgt
This sequence is a window from Hippocampus zosterae strain Florida chromosome 14, ASM2543408v3, whole genome shotgun sequence. Protein-coding genes within it:
- the brms1la gene encoding breast cancer metastasis-suppressor 1-like protein-A → MPVHRDREKKEGTAEEMEVEDREQEGSSSEEEDSETSSVSEDGDSSEMDEEDCERRRMECLDEMSNLEKQFTDLKDQLYQERLTQVNSKLAEVEAGRAAEYLDPLAVLLENMQVRTKVAGIYKELCLESVKNKYKCEIQAACQHWESEKLLLFDTVQSELEEKIRRLEEDRHSIDITSELWNDELAGRKKRRNALSLDKKRRRPSVVSGPYIVYMLPDLDILEDWTAIRKAVATLGPHRGKVESDSSAFPFRPDRNRPILNC